A single Tachypleus tridentatus isolate NWPU-2018 chromosome 9, ASM421037v1, whole genome shotgun sequence DNA region contains:
- the LOC143227542 gene encoding uncharacterized protein LOC143227542 — MWYVDGRKLPDGLLNSDFNNIACDPPRGVALTNVYPRFLCDNENYPCFVPIHVRSTCINGFIEHREATGSACFKVFNTSSTLIEAERNCSNLKAELPGEDVLTPRKTFVRRLISNVTSGPVWFGKKLKTDSSSCFWMVNEGHYEETNNCDDKKGFVCYFWKPDESSLKNVSSTSNVTSPSVSPTSNLTSPSVSPTSNLTSPNVSPTSNLTSPSVSPTSNLTSPSVSPTSNLTSPSVSPTSNLTSPNVSPTSNLTSPSVSPTSNLTSPSVSPTSNLTSSLTDSSFQCTDSTPGAITRHCFMILSSSNNLQSAVEQCKNNSAEVANYMNMLEHKLFLWSLIIKYNIQAPYVLRHNASCLVWLNNTTPINESCQTQGNYVCYRETSTTEKSTTSGNVIDKLTSQSSSNGSSTPRNVGDNFLNDQTSTPPGSVKNKLTTQANSSSSSPENEEKKPINGSNSSKLSYRLLYHTLICTICNAPNCKA, encoded by the exons ATGTGGTATGTTGACGGGAGAAAACTTCCTGACGGGTTGTTGAATAGTGACTTCAACAACATAGCATGTGATCCTCCGAGAGGGGTAGCACTGACGAATGTATATCCTCGATTTCTGTGTGACAATGAAAACTACCCCTGTTTTGTGCCTATCCACGTGA GATCTACTTGCATAAACGGGTTTATAGAGCACAGAGAAGCTACTGGTAGCGCCTGTTTCAAAGTGTTCAACACTTCTTCCACCCTGATTGAAGCAGAGCGTAACTGTTCGAACTTAAAAGCTGAATTACCTGGTGAGGACGTCCTAACGCCTAGGAAGACATTTGTAAGAAGGCTGATCTCCAACGTTACTAGTGGCCCAGTGTGGTTTGGTAagaaattaaagactgacagttcgTCCTGCTTCTGGATGGTTAACGAAGGACATTACGAGGAAACG AATAACTGTGATGACAAAaagggttttgtttgttatttctggAAGCCAGATGAATCGTCATTAAAGAATGTGTCTTCAACAAGTAACGTAACATCACCCAGTGTATCTCCAACTAGTAACTTAACATCACCCAGTGTATCTCCAACTAGTAACTTAACATCACCCAATGTATCTCCAACTAGTAACTTAACATCACCCAGTGTATCTCCAACTAGTAACTTAACATCACCCAGTGTATCTCCAACTAGTAACTTAACATCACCCAGTGTATCTCCAACTAGTAACTTAACATCACCCAATGTATCTCCAACTAGTAACTTAACATCACCCAGTGTATCTCCAACTAGTAACTTAACATCACCCAGTGTATCTCCAACTAGTAACTTGACATCAAGTTTAACAG attcctCCTTCCAGTGTACTGATTCAACCCCAGGAGCGATAACCAGAcattgttttatgattttgtcGTCTAGTAACAACCTCCAGTCAGCAGTAGAACAATGTAAGAATAATAGTGCGGAGGTAGCAAACTACATGAATATGTTGGAACATAAGTTATTTCTCTGGAGCCTCATCATAAAGTATAACATTCAGGCACCATATGTCCTAAGACATAATGCATCCTGCTTAGTTTGGCTCAACAACACCACTCCTATTAATGAG AGCTGCCAAACACAAGGGAATTATGTTTGCTATCGCGAAACCAGTACAACAGAAAAGAGCACAACATCTGGAAACGTGATAGATAAGCTAACAAGTCAGTCATCTTCAAATGGCTCCAGTACTCCCAGAAACGTTGGAGATAATTTTCTCAATGATCAAACTTCCACTCCTCCTggaagtgtaaaaaataaactgaCTACTCAAGCAAATTCAAGTAGTTCTAGCCCTGAAAATGAGGAAAAGAAACCAATCAATGGCTCAAATTCTAGTAAGTTGAGTTACCGACTTTTATACCATACGTTAATCTGTACTATATGTAATGCACCAAATTGTAAAGCGTAA